The Candidatus Polarisedimenticolaceae bacterium genome has a window encoding:
- the apaG gene encoding Co2+/Mg2+ efflux protein ApaG — protein sequence MEDVPANASEAVTRGIRVQVRSQFVPERSDPADSEWFFAYTIRIANESDRTAQLLSRHWVITDGNGRVEEVRGPGVVGKQPILGPGENFEYTSACPLKTSFGVMEGTYQMVSPDGEHFDVRIAPFCLSEPFAIN from the coding sequence ATGGAAGACGTCCCGGCCAATGCCTCCGAAGCGGTCACTCGGGGAATCCGCGTCCAGGTCCGCTCCCAGTTCGTGCCGGAGCGCTCCGACCCCGCCGACAGCGAGTGGTTTTTCGCCTACACGATCCGCATCGCCAACGAGAGCGACCGAACGGCCCAGCTCCTCAGCCGGCACTGGGTGATCACCGACGGGAACGGCAGGGTCGAGGAGGTCCGAGGCCCAGGAGTCGTCGGCAAGCAACCGATCCTCGGCCCGGGCGAGAACTTCGAATACACCTCGGCATGCCCCCTCAAGACGTCGTTCGGCGTCATGGAGGGGACCTACCAGATGGTCTCTCCGGACGGGGAGCACTTCGACGTGCGCATCGCCCCGTTCTGCCTGAGCGAGCCTTTCGCCATCAATTGA
- a CDS encoding arylesterase → MGLVYRTLRGAATAALVGALVACSDAPPPAAALPSGRETPLEGPLVVFLGDSLTAGYGLDADQAFPALVGAELATEGSPVRIVNAGVSGDTSAGGLARLDWLLQQRPDLLVVGLGANDGLRGQPPEATEANLVEIVRRAKGSGSKVLLLGMKVPPSYGPLYARQFERLYDRVADATDVPLMPFLLDGVAARPELNLPDGIHPNADGHRIVAGNVARYVRDLVR, encoded by the coding sequence ATGGGTCTGGTGTACCGCACGCTCCGGGGGGCCGCCACCGCCGCGCTCGTGGGCGCGCTGGTCGCGTGCTCCGACGCCCCGCCGCCGGCTGCCGCGCTGCCCTCGGGCCGGGAGACTCCGCTCGAGGGGCCGCTCGTCGTGTTTCTCGGCGACAGCCTCACGGCCGGATACGGGCTGGACGCCGATCAGGCCTTTCCCGCCCTCGTCGGCGCCGAGCTCGCCACGGAGGGAAGCCCGGTGCGCATCGTGAACGCCGGCGTCAGCGGGGACACGTCCGCCGGCGGGCTCGCCCGCCTCGACTGGTTGCTTCAGCAGAGACCCGACCTCCTCGTCGTGGGCCTCGGCGCCAACGACGGGCTGCGCGGCCAGCCCCCCGAGGCGACCGAGGCGAACCTCGTCGAGATCGTCCGACGCGCCAAGGGGTCGGGATCGAAGGTGCTCCTGCTCGGCATGAAGGTCCCCCCGAGCTACGGCCCGCTTTACGCCCGACAGTTCGAGAGGCTTTATGACCGCGTCGCCGACGCGACCGACGTGCCGTTGATGCCGTTCCTCCTCGACGGCGTCGCGGCACGGCCGGAGCTCAACCTCCCGGACGGGATCCACCCCAACGCGGACGGCCACCGGATCGTCGCGGGCAACGTCGCCCGGTACGTCCGGGACCTCGTGAGGTGA
- a CDS encoding ABC transporter ATP-binding protein → MHPPRIALRGLTRRLPSGERTLTIVDRVDLEIEAGESVAILGPSGSGKSTLLALMAGLDRPTEGEVRVDGEAIQALSEDALALLRRRKIGFVFQSFQLLGNLTAKENVMLPLELLDARDTETRADALLAAVGLAERGHHYATQLSGGEQQRVAIARAFATRPPILLADEPTGNLDSANGDRVLALLDELRRESGTTLVLVTHDPSVAARADRLVHLRDGRVDRVERRSAARA, encoded by the coding sequence ATGCATCCTCCCAGAATCGCGCTACGTGGTCTCACCCGGAGGCTCCCCTCGGGCGAGCGCACGCTCACCATCGTGGACCGGGTCGACCTGGAAATCGAGGCCGGGGAGTCGGTCGCCATCCTCGGTCCGTCGGGGAGCGGGAAGTCGACCCTCCTCGCGCTGATGGCGGGGCTCGATCGGCCGACCGAGGGGGAGGTGCGTGTCGACGGCGAGGCGATCCAAGCCCTCTCCGAAGATGCGCTCGCCCTCCTGCGGCGCCGCAAGATCGGCTTCGTGTTCCAATCGTTCCAGTTGCTCGGCAACCTGACCGCGAAGGAAAACGTCATGCTTCCCCTCGAGCTGCTCGACGCCCGGGACACCGAGACGAGGGCGGACGCCCTGCTCGCGGCGGTCGGCCTCGCGGAGCGCGGCCACCACTACGCCACCCAGTTGTCGGGTGGAGAGCAGCAGCGGGTGGCGATCGCAAGGGCGTTCGCGACGCGTCCGCCGATCCTGCTCGCCGACGAGCCGACGGGGAATCTCGATTCCGCCAACGGGGACCGCGTGCTCGCGCTGCTCGACGAGCTCCGGCGCGAGTCGGGGACGACGCTCGTCCTCGTCACCCACGACCCCTCCGTCGCGGCGCGTGCGGACCGGCTCGTGCACCTGCGCGACGGCCGCGTGGATCGCGTCGAGCGCCGCTCCGCCGCTCGCGCATGA